A genomic stretch from Strix aluco isolate bStrAlu1 chromosome 12, bStrAlu1.hap1, whole genome shotgun sequence includes:
- the POLG gene encoding DNA polymerase subunit gamma-1 → MRRLLRRRWVRGCAEPQRCTSSSSASRPLPETPSQEPARGQRRMNPLNIQMLSRSLHEQIFRGAQVHYSATEIRRSVEHLQRHDLWGKETSTLPDVDLQLPRMYGDNIDEHFRLLAQKQSLPYLEAANELLRCELPPMPAQWAWQLGWTRYGPDGQTEAVDFPEERAVVLDVEVCVADGHCPTLAVAVSPHAWYSWCSRRLLEQRYSWSSHLTLADLIPLESPAGAGCAGKQDWPERVVVGHNVAFDRAFIKEQYLIQGSQVRFLDTMSMHMAISGLTGFQRSLWMAAKHGKRKGLQQVKQHIKKTRSKTEGPTIASWDWVHVSSINNLADVHALYVGGEPLDKEARELFVKGTMADIRSHFQDLMSYCAHDVQATHEVFQQQLPLFMERCPHPVTFAGMLEMGVSYLPVNGNWKRYLDDAQGVYEELQKEMKKSLMNLANDACQLLHEDRYKDDPWLWDLEWDTQEFKQKKNPGKKKKKDQDRNSKASTTVADADGSAQEWQEDPGPPSEDELKAPASQVCLERLKETVALQPKRLQHLPGHPGWYRKLCPRLEEAGWVPGPSLISLQMRVTPKLMRLAWDGFPLHYSEKHGWGYLVPGRQDNLLAASLEAEGPSCPHRVIEYLYRQHCLEKGKEQPPGPEAAVEDELLVMDGSMMWQKVEELSQLDLEEKMDRADQSLAQGEMDELCKLVDMRSQPLYHHGNGPYNDVNIPGCWFFKLPHKDGNDNNVGSPFAKDFLPQMEDGTLRAAVGRTHGTRALEINKMISFWRNAHKRISSQMVVWLKKGELPRVVTRHPDYNEEDDYGAILPQVVTAGTITRRAVEPTWLTASNARADRVGSELKAMVQVPPGYSLVGADVDSQELWIAAVLGEAHFAGMHGCTAFGWMTLQGKKSNATDLHSKTATTVGISREHAKVFNYGRIYGAGQPFAERLLMQFNHRLTQQQAREKAQQMYAVTKGVRRFHLSEEGEWLVRELDLAVDRAEDGSVSAQDVQRLQREAVRRSRRKKWNVVENRVWAGGTESEMFNKLESIALSPSPQTPVLGCHISRALEPAMVKGEFLTSRVNWVVQSSAVDYLHLMLVAMKWLFEEFDINGRFCISIHDEVRYLVQQQDRYRAALALQITNLLTRCMFAYKLGLQDLPQSVAFFSAVDVDQCLRKEVTMTCTTPSNPTGMEKKYGIPQGEALDIYQLIEITKGSLEKK, encoded by the exons ATGAGGCGCTTGCTCAGGAGGAGATGGGTGAGGGGCTGCGCCGAGCCCCAGCGATGCACCTCCAGCTCCTCCGCCAGCCGCCCGCTGCCGGAGACCCCCAGCCAGGAGCCTGCCAGGGGCCAGCGGCGCATGAACCCCCTCAACATCCAGATGCTGTCCAGGAGCCTCCACGAGCAGATCTTCCGGGGGGCCCAGGTGCACTACTCGGCGACGGAGATCCGGAGGAGCGTGGAGCACCTGCAGCGCCATGACCTGTGGGGCAAGGAGACCTCCACGCTGCCCGACGTGGACCTGCAGCTGCCCCGCATGTACGGGGACAACATCGACGAGCATTTTCGCCTCCTGGCACAGAAGCAGAGCTTGCCCTACCTGGAGGCGGCCAACGAGCTGCTGCGGTGCGAGCTGCCCCCCATGCCTGCGCAGTGGGCTTGGCAGCTCGGCTGGACCCGCTACGGCCCTGACGGGCAAACGGAGGCTGTCGACTTCCCGGAGGAGCGGGCGGTGGTGTTGGACGTGGAGGTGTGCGTGGCTGATGGCCACTGCCCGACACTGGCCGTGGCGGTCTCGCCGCACGCCTG GTACTCGTGGTGCAGCAGGCGGCTGCTGGAGCAGCGCTACTCCTGGTCCAGCCACCTCACCCTGGCCGACCTCATTCCCCTGGAGAGCCCGGCAGGCGCAGGCTGTGCCGGCAAACAGGACTGGCCGGAGAGAGTGGTGGTGGGGCACAACGTGGCCTTCGACCGGGCGTTCATCAAGGAGCAGTACCTCATCCAG GGCTCCCAGGTGCGTTTCCTGGACACCATGAGCATGCACATGGCCATCTCGGGGCTGACGGGTTTCCAGCGCAGCCTCTGGATGGCTGCCAAGCACGGCAAGAGGAAGGGACTGCAGCAGGTCAAGCAGCACATAAAGAAAACGCGCAGCAAAACGGAGGGACCGACT ATCGCTTCGTGGGACTGGGTGCACGTCAGCAGCATCAACAACCTGGCAGACGTGCACGCGCTCTACGTCGGGGGGGAGCCGCTGGACAAGGAGGCGCGGGAGCTCTttgtgaaggggaccatggccgACATCAGGAGTCACTTCCAG GACCTGATGTCGTACTGTGCCCATGATGTCCAGGCCACCCACGAGgtgtttcagcagcagctgccgcTCTTCATGGAGAG GTGCCCCCACCCCGTGACGTTTGCAGGGATGCTGGAGATGGGGGTGTCCTACCTGCCGGTCAACGGGAACTGGAAGAGGTACCTGGATGATGCTCAGGGCGTCTAtgaggagctgcagaaggagatgAAGAAGTCCCTGATGAACTTGGCTAATGATGCCTGCCAGCTGCTGCATGAGGACAG GTACAAGGATGACCCCTGGCTCTGGGATCTCGAGTGGGACACACAGGAGTTTAAGCAGAAGAAGAATccagggaagaagaagaagaaggatcAGGACAGGAACAGCAAAGCCTCCACGACGGTGGCAGACGCAGACGGGTCCGCGCAGGAGTGGCAGGAAG ACCCTGGCCCCCCCAGTGAGGATGAGCTGAAAGCCCCTGCGAGCCAGGTCTGCCTGGAGCGTCTGAAGGAGACGGTCGCGCTGCAACCCAAGAGACTCCAGCACCTGCCAGGCCACCCGGG CTGGTACCGCAAGCTGTGCCCACGCCTGGAGGAGGCAGGGTGGGTGCCAGGACCCAGCCTCATCAGCCTGCAGATGAGAGTGACCCCGAAGCTGATGCGCCTGGCCTGGGATGGCTTCCCCCTCCATTACTCAGAGAAGCATGGCTGGGGCTACCTGGTGCCGGGACGGCAGGACAATTTGCTGGCAGCCTCCTTGGAGGCAGAGGGCCCTTCCTGCCCACACAG GGTGATCGAGTACCTGTACAGGCAGCACTGCCTGGAGAAAGGCAaggagcagcccccagggccagAGGCTGCTGTGGAGGATGAGCTGCTGGTGATGGACGGCAGCATGATGTGGCAGAAG gtggaggagctgagCCAGCTGGACCTGGAGGAGAAAATGGACAGAGCAGACCAGAGCCTGGCACAG GGGGAGATGGATGAGCTGTGCAAGCTGGTGGACATGAGGAGCCAGCCCTTGTACCACCATGGCAATGGTCCCTACAATGATGTCAACATCCCTGGCTGCTGGTTCTTCAAGCTGCCTCACAAG GATGGCAACGATAACAATGTGGGAAGCCCTTTTGCCAAGGATTTCCTGCCCCAGATGGAGGACGGCACCCTGCGCGCCGCTGTGGGCCGCACCCACGGGACCAGAGCCCTCGAGATTAACAAAATGATCTCGTTTTGGAGGAACGCTCACAAGCGGATCAG TTCCCAGATGGTGGTGTGGCTGAAGAAAGGGGAGCTGCCTCGCGTGGTGACCAG GCACCCTGACTATAACGAGGAGGATGATTACGGCGCTATCCTGCCGCAGGTGGTGACTGCAGGCACCATCACCCGCCGGGCAGTGGAGCCCACGTGGCTGACGGCCAGCAATGCGCGG GCGGACCGGGTGGGCAGCGAGCTGAAAGCCATGGTCCAGGTGCCACCTGGCTACTCACTGGTGGGCGCGGACGTGGATTCCCAGGAGCTCTGGATAGCTGCTGTCCTCGGCGAGGCGCACTTTGCTGGCATGCACG GCTGCACGGCCTTCGGCTGGATGACTCTGCAGGGGAAGAAGAGCAACGCGACAGACCTGCACAGCAAGACAGCCACCACGGTGGGCATCAGCCGGGAGCACGCCAAGGTCTTCAACTACGGACGCATCTACGGGGCCGGGCAGCCCTTTGCTGAGCGGCTGCTGATGCAGTTCAACCATCGGCTGACGCAGCAGCAGGCGCGTGAGAAGGCGCAGCAGATGTACGCGGTCACCAAGGGCGTCCggag GTTTCATCTCTCCGAGGAGGGGGAGTGGCTGGTGAGGGAGCTGGACCTGGCTGTGGACAGGGCGGAGGATGGGTCAGTGTCGGCCCAGGATGTCCAGCGGCTCCAGAGAGAAGCTGTGAGAAG GTCCCGGAGGAAGAAGTGGAACGTGGTGGAGAACCGAGTGTGGGCTGGAGGCACCGAGTCCGAGATGTTCAACAAACTGGAGAGCATCGCCTTATCCCCCTCCCCGCAGACCCCAGTGCTGGGCTGTCACATCAGCAGGGCCCTGGAGCCTGCCATGGTCAAGGGGGAG TTTCTGACCAGCAGAGTAAACTgggtggtgcagagctcagccGTTGACTACCTGCACCTCATGCTGGTTGCCATGAAGTGGCTCTTCGAGGAGTTCGACATCAATGGGCGCTTCTGCATCAGCATCCACGATGAGGTCCGCTACCTGGTCCAGCAGCAAGATCGCTACCGGGCGGCCCTGGCCCTGCAGATCACCAACCTCCTCACAAG GTGCATGTTTGCCTACAAACTGGGCCTCCAGGATCTGCCCCAGTCAGTGGCTTTCTTCAGCGCAGTGGATGTTGACCAGTGCTTAAGGAAAGAGGTGACCATGACCTGCACGACGCCATCAAATCCAACCGGGATGGAGAAGAAGTACGGCATCCCTCAAG GAGAAGCACTGGATATATATCAGCTAATTGAAATAACCAAAGGTTCGCTGGAGAAGAAGTGA